The following are encoded together in the Cicer arietinum cultivar CDC Frontier isolate Library 1 chromosome 2, Cicar.CDCFrontier_v2.0, whole genome shotgun sequence genome:
- the LOC101505615 gene encoding protein SICKLE yields the protein MEDSEQRKKRLKEMRLEADLAEDSGGGGGAAEGSGIPSLLSNPLAEEAPSNMLSQNKSYAAPRFNYYTDPMNAFSSDKRSSVNVHPRPDYLPPMPYFSSPHLESTNRQMPPSPTQALPTSYRNPVWNGPRGPPQYNFPFRPSGGGIYPSPRFESPSCPSFNSAPVMNHWPNQNPNPAPAYMNNPHFSQGRGRGFWNNNTRSPDSGRGRGRGSSSHGRWSNEDRGHVPNRFYKMSMVEDPWKFLKPIIWNSTYSSYSNTAYTPENSKPWIPSKSTSTKQEESPAVFSKVSSGPSLAEYLASALNEASSTEENV from the exons ATGGAGGATTCAGAGCAAAGAAAGAAACGGCTTAAAGAAATGCGATTAGAAGCTGATCTTGCTGAAGAttctggtggtggtggtggtgctGCTGAAGGTTCTGGAATACCTAGTTTACTTTCAAATCCTTTGGCTGAAGAAGCTCCTTCAAATATGCTATCACAGAATAAATCATATGCTGCTCCACGATTTAATTACTATACAGATCCAATGAATGCATTCTCTTCTGATAAAAGGAGCAGTGTCAATGTCCATCCTAGGCCCGATTATTTACCTCCGATGCCGTATTTTTCTTCGCCACACCTAG AATCAACAAATCGGCAGATGCCTCCCTCTCCGACTCAAGCATTGCCAACATCCTATAGAAACCCAGTTTGGAATGGACCCAGAGGCCCTCCTCAGTATAACTTTCCGTTCCGTCCATCAGGTGGTGGTATTTATCCAAGTCCTAGGTTTGAATCACCCAGCTGTCCTTCATTCAACTCTGCACCAGTGATGAATCACTGGCCCAACCAGAATCCAAATCCTGCTCCAGCATACATGAACAATCCTCACTTTAGTCAAGGACGAGGCAGGGGCTTCTGGAACAACAACACCAGAAGTCCTGATTCAGGACGTGGTCGTGGACGAGGATCAAGTTCTCATGGTCGCTGGTCGAATGAAGACAGAGGTCAtgttccaaatcgattttacaAGATGTCAATGGTTGAAGATCCATGGAAGTTTCTGAAACCGATTATATGGAATTCAACATACTCTTCTTATTCAAATACTGCATATACACCTGAAAATTCAAAACCGTGGATTCCTTCAAAATCAACAAGTACTAAACAGGAGGAATCACCTGCTGTTTTTAGCAAGGTCAGTTCTGGACCAAGCCTTGCTGAGTACTTGGCTTCCGCACTCAATGAAGCCTCCAGCACTGAAGAAAATGTATGA